From a single Aquincola tertiaricarbonis genomic region:
- a CDS encoding alpha-glucosidase family protein, producing the protein MSLTSSGPQRPWWRGGVIYQIYPRSFADHDGDGVGDLPGIIDRLSYIADLGVDAIWISPFFRSPMKDFGYDISDYRDVDPMFGTLADFDRLVERAHALGLKVVIDQVLSHTSDESAWFKESRANRHNAKADWYVWADPRPDGTPPNNWLSVFGGSAWQWDARRRQYYLHNFLISQPDLNFHCEAVQQQLLDDVRFWLQRGVDGFRFDACNFHFHDRQLRDNPPAEVRDTKSVQDSNPYGMQRHLYDKTQPENLRFLEQLRALLNEHGAASLGEVGCDNTLATMAAYTSGGNKLHMAYGFNLLTTDSSAGYIRSQVSELEQALTDGWPCWSVGNHDVMRVRSRWGGADAPAHYNKLAMAVLLSLRGSACWYQGDELGLPEADVAYERLRDPYGLAFWPEFKGRDGCRTPMPWVHSLPDAGFSRVPAHAPWLPVPQEHVDLAVDVNNDDPDSVLNFARRFLAWRKQQPALLDGDMRFLDAPEPVLAIERRAEGGGQRVLAVFNLGREPVTVSLPGAPAGQPLRGHGFGPTQTGERDGATFHLPAWGACFQNLLD; encoded by the coding sequence ATGAGCCTGACCTCCTCCGGCCCGCAACGCCCCTGGTGGCGCGGCGGGGTCATCTACCAGATCTATCCCCGCAGCTTCGCCGACCATGACGGCGACGGCGTCGGCGACCTGCCGGGCATCATCGATCGGCTCTCCTACATCGCCGACCTGGGCGTGGACGCGATCTGGATATCGCCGTTCTTCCGCTCGCCGATGAAGGACTTCGGCTACGACATCAGCGACTACCGCGACGTCGACCCGATGTTCGGCACGCTGGCCGACTTCGACCGCCTGGTGGAACGCGCCCATGCGCTGGGCCTGAAGGTGGTGATCGACCAGGTGCTCTCGCACACCTCCGACGAATCGGCCTGGTTCAAGGAAAGCCGCGCCAATCGCCACAACGCCAAGGCCGACTGGTACGTGTGGGCCGACCCGCGCCCCGACGGCACCCCGCCCAACAACTGGCTGAGCGTGTTCGGTGGCTCGGCCTGGCAATGGGACGCCCGGCGCCGGCAGTACTACCTGCACAACTTCCTGATCAGCCAGCCCGACCTGAATTTCCATTGCGAAGCCGTGCAGCAGCAGCTGCTGGACGACGTGCGCTTCTGGCTGCAGCGCGGCGTGGACGGCTTCCGCTTCGACGCCTGCAACTTCCACTTCCACGACCGGCAGCTGCGCGACAACCCGCCGGCCGAGGTGCGCGACACCAAGTCGGTGCAGGACAGCAACCCCTACGGCATGCAGCGCCACCTGTACGACAAGACGCAGCCGGAGAATCTGCGTTTCCTCGAACAGCTGCGCGCGCTGCTGAACGAACACGGCGCCGCCAGCCTGGGCGAAGTGGGCTGCGACAACACGCTGGCCACCATGGCGGCCTACACCTCGGGCGGCAACAAGCTGCACATGGCCTATGGCTTCAACCTGTTGACCACCGACAGCAGCGCCGGCTACATCCGCAGCCAGGTGAGCGAGCTGGAACAGGCGCTGACCGACGGCTGGCCCTGCTGGTCGGTGGGCAACCACGACGTGATGCGGGTGCGCAGCCGCTGGGGCGGCGCCGACGCGCCGGCCCACTACAACAAGCTGGCCATGGCCGTGCTGCTGAGCCTGCGCGGCAGCGCCTGCTGGTACCAGGGCGACGAGCTGGGCCTGCCCGAGGCCGACGTGGCCTATGAGCGCCTGCGCGACCCCTACGGCCTGGCCTTCTGGCCCGAGTTCAAGGGCCGCGACGGCTGCCGCACGCCCATGCCCTGGGTGCATTCGCTGCCCGACGCCGGCTTCAGCCGCGTGCCGGCCCACGCCCCCTGGCTGCCGGTGCCGCAGGAGCACGTGGACCTGGCGGTGGACGTCAACAACGACGACCCCGACTCGGTGCTGAACTTCGCGCGCCGCTTCCTGGCCTGGCGCAAGCAGCAGCCCGCGCTGCTCGACGGCGACATGCGCTTCCTGGACGCGCCCGAGCCGGTGCTGGCCATCGAGCGCCGCGCCGAAGGCGGTGGCCAGCGCGTGCTGGCCGTGTTCAACCTGGGCCGTGAGCCGGTGACGGTCTCGCTGCCCGGGGCGCCCGCCGGCCAGCCCCTGCGCGGGCATGGCTT